In a genomic window of bacterium:
- a CDS encoding IS21 family transposase: MTTTDVQVRKLMEEYQKLGQVGTAALRAGMHRNTASKYLKEGRLPSTMGRPRDWRTRPDPFVEDWEEVAARLEDAPELEAKALFDDLLERKPGRYQEGQLRTFQRRVQQWRAQEGPPKEVFFAQEHRPGEAMQTDFTWATELEITIAGEPFVHLLCHSVLPYSNWEWATPCL; encoded by the coding sequence GTGACCACGACGGACGTCCAGGTGAGGAAGCTGATGGAGGAGTACCAGAAGCTCGGTCAGGTGGGCACGGCGGCGCTGCGCGCCGGGATGCACCGCAACACGGCGAGTAAGTATCTGAAGGAAGGGAGGTTGCCGTCCACGATGGGGAGGCCGCGCGACTGGCGGACGCGTCCAGATCCGTTTGTCGAGGACTGGGAGGAGGTGGCGGCGCGCCTCGAGGATGCGCCGGAGCTGGAGGCCAAGGCTTTGTTCGACGACCTGCTGGAGCGAAAGCCAGGTCGCTACCAGGAGGGTCAGCTGCGGACGTTTCAGCGCCGGGTCCAGCAATGGCGCGCGCAGGAGGGTCCGCCGAAGGAGGTGTTTTTCGCCCAGGAGCATCGTCCTGGCGAGGCGATGCAGACGGACTTCACCTGGGCGACCGAGCTGGAGATCACGATCGCCGGCGAGCCGTTTGTTCACCTGCTGTGCCACAGCGTGCTGCCGTACTCGAACTGGGAGTGGGCGACGCCGTGCTTG